A part of bacterium genomic DNA contains:
- a CDS encoding MBL fold metallo-hydrolase — MVLDIEYLGQRGAIGAFLIETDGGAAIVDPGPASALSGLRARLAEQGLGVADLEAVLLTHIHLDHAGATGTLVRENPRLRVYVHERGAPHLVDPTRLLASAGRLYGDQMQRLWGEVLPVPRDNLHTLAGGEEVRLGTRVLETAYTPGHAVHHVSYLDAGEGVAFVGDTGGLRLDNARVVLPLTPPPDFDLEAWRQSLAWFAVWRPERLVVTHFGFADDVPWHLAQLEEGLEDWVARVRASLAREATDEARARAFADDVAAELAGRLSADEVARYVAGAGLEACWAGIARWVRKQQGG; from the coding sequence ATGGTACTGGACATCGAGTATCTCGGCCAGCGGGGCGCGATCGGCGCGTTCCTGATCGAGACGGACGGCGGCGCGGCCATCGTCGACCCCGGCCCCGCGTCCGCGCTGTCCGGCCTGCGCGCTCGCCTTGCGGAGCAGGGCCTCGGCGTGGCCGACCTCGAGGCCGTCCTCCTCACCCACATCCACCTCGACCACGCCGGCGCGACCGGAACGCTGGTGCGCGAGAACCCGCGGCTGCGCGTCTACGTGCACGAGCGCGGCGCGCCGCACCTCGTGGACCCGACACGGCTGCTGGCCAGCGCGGGCCGCCTGTACGGCGACCAGATGCAACGGCTGTGGGGCGAGGTCCTTCCCGTTCCGCGCGACAACCTGCACACGCTCGCGGGCGGCGAGGAGGTGCGGCTGGGGACGCGGGTGCTCGAGACCGCGTACACGCCGGGCCACGCGGTGCACCACGTGAGTTACCTGGACGCGGGCGAGGGCGTCGCGTTCGTGGGCGACACGGGCGGGCTGCGCCTCGACAACGCCCGCGTCGTCCTGCCGCTCACGCCGCCGCCGGACTTCGACCTCGAGGCGTGGCGGCAGAGCCTGGCGTGGTTCGCCGTGTGGCGGCCCGAGCGCCTCGTCGTCACGCACTTCGGCTTCGCCGACGACGTGCCCTGGCACCTCGCGCAGCTCGAGGAAGGGCTCGAGGACTGGGTGGCACGCGTGCGCGCGTCGCTCGCCCGTGAGGCAACGGACGAGGCAAGGGCGCGTGCGTTCGCCGACGACGTCGCCGCCGAGCTCGCCGGCCGCCTATCCGCCGACGAGGTGGCGCGCTACGTCGCCGGCGCGGGACTGGAGGCGTGCTGGGCCGGGATCGCACGGTGGGTGAGGAAGCAGCAGGGCGGCTGA
- a CDS encoding (2Fe-2S)-binding protein, whose translation MHAIVTLDVNGDRRQVGVPAHYTLLETLRYVLGLTGSKQGCDKGDCGACTVLLDGEPTLACLTPVWEAEGRKVLTVEGLAGPGRLHPLQEAFQRAGAAQCGFCTPGILMSAAALLARNPNPTRREIQEALSGNLCRCTGYTKIYEAVELAAEMIRAAATQGGR comes from the coding sequence ATGCACGCGATCGTCACCCTGGATGTCAACGGCGACCGTCGCCAGGTCGGCGTGCCGGCGCACTACACGCTGCTGGAGACGCTGCGCTACGTGCTCGGGCTCACGGGCTCCAAGCAGGGCTGCGACAAGGGCGACTGCGGCGCGTGCACCGTGTTGCTGGACGGGGAGCCCACGCTCGCCTGCCTCACGCCGGTCTGGGAGGCGGAAGGGCGCAAGGTGCTGACGGTCGAAGGGCTGGCCGGCCCCGGCCGGCTGCACCCACTCCAGGAGGCGTTCCAGCGGGCCGGCGCTGCGCAGTGTGGCTTCTGCACGCCCGGCATCCTCATGTCCGCCGCTGCACTGCTCGCCCGCAACCCGAACCCCACGCGCCGCGAGATCCAGGAAGCGCTGAGCGGAAACCTCTGCCGCTGCACCGGATACACGAAGATCTACGAGGCGGTGGAGCTGGCGGCGGAGATGATCCGCGCGGCCGCGACGCAGGGGGGGCGATGA
- a CDS encoding aldehyde oxidase gives MRPEDLRGRQAANAAPESELAELIEREFAVIGRRLTRTDGLGKVTGSAVYTDDIALPGMLHGKILRSPHPHARILSIDTSEALALPGVHAVITGRDMPVKYGIIPWTRDEEPLCVDRVRYIGDAVAAVAAVDEDTAIRALDLIRVEYEPLPAYLDPEAALAGGDIPIHEPRKPGQNGNITKHVRLAFGDVDRLMAESDVVIEAEYFFEGTTHAPMEPHCAIGYYDPSGKLTVWSATQVPHYLQRELARVLDLDVARVRVIQPTVGGAFGGKSEPFDLEFCVAKLAMITGRPVKILYTREEVFYAHRGRHPMKIHARLGASRDGRIKAVDHRVLIDGGAYASFGLVTTYYSGQLLTAPYAFESYRFDATRVYTNKPACGPKRGHGSVQPRFAFEVQLDKLAEALGMDPIELRRRNFLGSGTRTVNELRITSNGFLECLDAVERASGWKERWRRLPYGRGLGVAGSCYISGTNYPIYPNDMPQSGVQIQVERSGRVTVFSGASEIGQGSDSVVAYIVAEELGVPLEYVRVVSADTDLVPVDLGAYSSRETFMVGNATLEAARRLRTLVQRAVAEEWNVRPMQVSLVGGWAVDAADPARRIPISEAFNIAEAKHGTLGAVGSYNTPKDIHGAYRGGTIGASPAYSFTAHVAEVEVDVETGFVRVERIWIAHDCGRALNPVLVEGQMEGSAYMGFAEALMEQQIFKDADQGREGLHNGPSLLDYRIPTTLDTPELISLIIESVDPEGPYGAKEAGEGPLHPSIPAIANAIYDAVGVRLDSLPFSPPRVWKALQDPAARERWLAARKQAYAAELAAD, from the coding sequence ATGAGACCCGAAGACCTCCGCGGCCGTCAGGCGGCGAACGCCGCACCCGAGTCCGAGCTCGCCGAGCTCATCGAGCGGGAGTTCGCGGTCATTGGCCGTCGGCTCACACGCACCGACGGGCTGGGCAAGGTCACGGGCAGCGCCGTCTACACGGACGACATCGCGCTGCCCGGCATGCTGCACGGCAAGATCCTGCGCTCCCCGCACCCGCACGCGCGAATCCTCTCCATCGATACCTCCGAAGCCCTCGCGCTGCCCGGCGTGCACGCGGTCATCACCGGCCGCGACATGCCCGTGAAGTACGGCATCATCCCGTGGACGCGGGATGAGGAGCCGCTGTGCGTGGACCGCGTGCGCTACATCGGGGACGCCGTCGCCGCGGTGGCGGCCGTGGACGAGGACACGGCGATCCGCGCCCTCGACCTGATCCGCGTCGAGTACGAGCCGCTGCCCGCCTACCTCGACCCGGAGGCCGCGCTCGCGGGCGGCGACATCCCGATCCACGAGCCGAGGAAGCCGGGCCAGAACGGCAACATCACGAAGCACGTGCGCCTCGCGTTCGGCGACGTGGACCGGCTCATGGCCGAGAGCGACGTCGTCATCGAGGCCGAGTACTTCTTCGAAGGGACGACGCATGCGCCGATGGAGCCGCACTGCGCCATCGGCTACTACGACCCCTCCGGCAAGCTCACCGTCTGGTCCGCGACGCAGGTGCCGCACTACCTCCAGCGCGAGCTGGCGCGGGTACTGGACCTGGATGTCGCGCGCGTGCGCGTGATCCAGCCCACCGTGGGCGGCGCGTTCGGCGGCAAGTCCGAGCCGTTCGACCTGGAGTTCTGCGTCGCCAAGCTGGCGATGATCACGGGCCGGCCCGTGAAGATCCTGTACACGCGTGAGGAGGTCTTCTACGCGCACCGGGGCCGCCACCCGATGAAGATCCACGCGCGGCTGGGCGCGAGCCGGGATGGGCGGATCAAGGCCGTGGATCACCGCGTGCTGATCGACGGCGGCGCCTACGCCTCGTTCGGCCTCGTCACCACCTACTACTCCGGCCAGCTCCTGACCGCGCCGTACGCGTTCGAGTCGTACCGGTTCGACGCGACGCGGGTCTACACGAACAAGCCGGCGTGCGGCCCGAAGCGCGGCCACGGCTCGGTGCAGCCGCGCTTCGCGTTCGAGGTCCAGCTCGACAAGCTCGCAGAAGCGTTGGGCATGGATCCCATCGAGCTCAGGCGGCGCAACTTCCTGGGCTCGGGGACGCGCACGGTGAACGAGCTGCGCATCACGTCCAACGGCTTCCTGGAGTGCCTGGACGCGGTCGAGCGGGCGAGCGGGTGGAAGGAGCGCTGGCGCCGGCTGCCCTACGGGCGTGGGCTCGGCGTCGCCGGGTCTTGCTACATCTCGGGCACGAACTACCCGATCTACCCGAACGACATGCCGCAGTCCGGCGTGCAGATCCAGGTCGAGCGTTCGGGCCGGGTCACGGTGTTCAGCGGCGCGTCGGAGATCGGGCAGGGTTCGGACAGCGTGGTCGCGTACATCGTCGCCGAGGAGCTGGGCGTGCCGCTCGAGTACGTGCGCGTCGTCTCCGCGGACACGGACCTGGTGCCGGTGGACCTGGGCGCCTATTCGTCGCGCGAGACGTTCATGGTCGGCAACGCGACGTTGGAGGCCGCGCGCAGGCTGCGCACGCTCGTTCAGCGCGCCGTGGCGGAGGAATGGAACGTCCGGCCCATGCAGGTGTCGCTCGTTGGTGGCTGGGCGGTGGACGCCGCCGACCCGGCGCGCCGCATCCCGATCTCCGAAGCGTTCAACATCGCGGAGGCGAAGCACGGCACGCTGGGCGCGGTCGGCTCCTACAACACGCCCAAGGACATCCACGGCGCCTACCGCGGCGGCACCATCGGCGCCTCGCCCGCCTACTCGTTCACCGCGCACGTCGCGGAGGTCGAGGTCGACGTCGAGACCGGCTTCGTCCGCGTCGAGCGGATCTGGATCGCCCACGACTGCGGCCGTGCGCTGAACCCGGTGCTGGTCGAGGGGCAGATGGAGGGCTCGGCGTACATGGGGTTCGCCGAGGCGCTGATGGAGCAGCAGATCTTCAAGGATGCGGACCAGGGAAGGGAAGGGCTGCACAACGGGCCGTCGCTGCTGGACTACCGCATCCCCACCACGCTGGACACGCCCGAGCTGATCTCGCTGATCATCGAGAGCGTGGACCCGGAGGGGCCGTACGGCGCGAAGGAGGCGGGCGAGGGGCCGCTGCACCCGTCGATCCCGGCGATCGCCAACGCGATCTACGATGCGGTCGGCGTGCGCCTGGACTCGCTGCCGTTCTCACCGCCACGGGTTTGGAAGGCGTTGCAGGATCCGGCCGCACGCGAGCGCTGGCTCGCTGCGCGGAAGCAGGCGTACGCCGCGGAACTGGCGGCAGACTGA
- a CDS encoding nitroreductase, whose product MDVEAAIRARRSVKRFTGRPVTREELEPLFEAAVLAPNHRMTEPWEFLVLGERARKAYAEALARRKARKVEDEAAKEAVRAKVMAEVMSVPAVIAVTTRLDPDPEIREEDYAATFMAIQNMLLVATSRGLGSHIKTGKVMDEPDVREALGVPEDRRIVAVIYIGEQADTPQPKPRTPAREKTRWLD is encoded by the coding sequence ATGGACGTCGAAGCTGCGATCCGAGCGCGCCGCTCGGTCAAGCGGTTCACCGGGCGGCCGGTCACGCGTGAGGAGCTGGAGCCGCTGTTCGAGGCGGCGGTCCTCGCGCCCAACCACCGCATGACGGAGCCGTGGGAGTTCCTCGTGCTGGGCGAGCGCGCCCGCAAGGCGTACGCGGAGGCACTGGCCCGCCGCAAGGCGCGCAAGGTCGAGGACGAGGCGGCGAAGGAAGCGGTGCGAGCGAAGGTGATGGCCGAGGTCATGTCCGTGCCGGCGGTGATCGCCGTCACGACCCGGCTGGACCCGGACCCGGAGATCCGGGAAGAGGACTACGCAGCAACGTTCATGGCCATCCAGAACATGTTGCTCGTCGCGACGTCGCGCGGCCTCGGCTCGCACATCAAGACCGGCAAGGTCATGGACGAGCCGGATGTCCGCGAGGCGCTGGGCGTGCCGGAGGACCGGCGCATCGTCGCCGTGATCTACATCGGCGAGCAGGCGGACACCCCGCAGCCCAAGCCGCGCACGCCGGCGCGCGAGAAGACCCGCTGGCTGGACTGA
- a CDS encoding 4-hydroxybenzoyl-CoA reductase → MLRLPEYTYHRPARLEDALALLAEHGDAAVPIAGGTDLLPNMKHRLVAPAHLIALKQLPELRGIEVAHSELRIGAAETLTAVSRHPLVRQHAPSLARAAALVAGPQLRNMGTIGGNLCLDTRCTYYNQTYFWRQALGFCLKKDGTVCHVTKVGKKCVAAHSADTPPVLMTLGAVVDLASADGERSVAVEEFFVADGVRNTVRRPGELVTRIRVPLREPPLRASYQKLRQRNAVDFPLLSVAAAAEMEDDDVVRSLRVVVSALGARPRLLTGLERIVEGQRLTPDVIEAVAQRAFQQCHPLGNIAADAEWRRAMVPVYVRRALEELAGAAAVAA, encoded by the coding sequence ATGCTGCGGCTGCCGGAGTACACGTACCACCGGCCCGCGCGGCTCGAGGACGCCCTCGCGCTCCTGGCCGAGCACGGCGATGCTGCAGTGCCGATCGCCGGCGGCACGGACCTGCTGCCGAACATGAAGCACCGGTTGGTCGCGCCGGCGCACCTCATCGCGCTGAAGCAACTGCCGGAGCTGCGCGGCATCGAGGTGGCCCACAGCGAGCTGCGCATCGGCGCTGCGGAAACCCTGACGGCCGTGTCGCGCCATCCGCTGGTGCGCCAGCACGCGCCGTCCCTCGCCCGCGCGGCCGCGCTGGTCGCCGGGCCGCAGCTCCGCAACATGGGCACGATCGGCGGCAACCTGTGCCTGGACACCCGCTGCACGTACTACAACCAGACGTACTTCTGGCGGCAGGCGCTGGGCTTCTGCCTGAAGAAGGACGGCACCGTGTGCCACGTCACGAAGGTGGGGAAGAAGTGCGTCGCCGCCCATTCCGCGGACACGCCGCCGGTGCTCATGACGCTCGGCGCCGTCGTCGACCTCGCGTCGGCCGATGGCGAGCGGAGCGTCGCGGTCGAGGAGTTCTTCGTCGCGGATGGCGTACGGAACACGGTGCGGCGGCCCGGCGAGCTGGTCACGCGCATCCGCGTGCCGCTGCGCGAGCCGCCGCTCAGGGCGTCCTACCAGAAGCTCCGGCAGCGCAACGCCGTTGACTTCCCGCTGCTCTCGGTCGCGGCGGCCGCGGAGATGGAGGACGACGACGTGGTGCGCTCGCTCCGCGTCGTCGTCTCCGCGCTCGGCGCACGCCCGCGGCTGCTCACCGGACTCGAGCGCATCGTGGAGGGCCAGCGCCTCACGCCGGACGTGATCGAGGCCGTGGCGCAGCGCGCCTTCCAGCAGTGCCACCCGCTCGGCAACATCGCCGCCGACGCCGAATGGCGGCGGGCCATGGTGCCCGTGTACGTGCGGCGGGCGCTGGA